One part of the Arcanobacterium phocisimile genome encodes these proteins:
- the miaB gene encoding tRNA (N6-isopentenyl adenosine(37)-C2)-methylthiotransferase MiaB, which yields MTNTQGSSELKTYAVRTLGCQMNVHDSERLAGLLDDAGVVPVELVPEKAARATEAGDQGADILVINTCSVRENAANKLFGHLGQLKAVKDSRPGMQIAVGGCLAQQLREGIVERAPWVDVVLGTHNLDVLPALLERARHNKKAAVEIEESLKVFPSTLPTHRESAYAGWVSISVGCNNTCTFCIVPHLRGKERDRRPGEILSEIEAVVSQGAIEVTLLGQNVNSYGVGFGDRGAFAKLLRACGDIEGLERVRFTSPHPAAFTDDVIDAMAETPNVMPSLHMPLQSGSDAVLRAMRRSYRSAKFLGILDRVRERIPHAAITTDIIVGFPGETEEDFQATLDIVEKSRFASAFTFLYSPRPGTPAADMDNQVPAEVASERYQRLHELQKRITLEENEKLVGQRVDVLIASGEGRKDAATARITGRAADNRLVHIALPNELAPQPRPGDMVSAIVTHAAPSHLVADSALDGGLFEVRPTRAGDAYESGERRKAQLAEEAAGRAPVSLGIPGILVRKN from the coding sequence ATGACTAACACACAAGGTAGTTCAGAACTCAAAACGTATGCGGTACGCACTTTAGGGTGCCAGATGAACGTACACGATTCTGAACGACTAGCCGGCTTATTAGATGATGCGGGGGTAGTGCCCGTCGAGCTCGTACCCGAAAAGGCTGCTCGTGCCACCGAAGCCGGTGATCAAGGAGCCGATATTCTCGTCATTAATACCTGTTCGGTGCGCGAAAACGCTGCGAATAAGCTGTTTGGACATCTCGGTCAGCTTAAAGCAGTTAAAGATTCCCGCCCGGGAATGCAAATCGCAGTTGGCGGATGCCTAGCGCAACAATTGCGCGAAGGTATCGTTGAGCGGGCACCGTGGGTGGATGTTGTCCTCGGAACCCACAACCTCGATGTTTTACCAGCACTTCTTGAACGCGCTCGGCACAATAAAAAAGCTGCAGTGGAAATTGAAGAATCCTTAAAGGTCTTTCCGTCCACGCTACCAACCCACCGCGAATCCGCATATGCCGGTTGGGTTTCCATCTCAGTAGGATGTAACAACACCTGCACCTTCTGCATCGTGCCGCATTTGCGCGGAAAAGAACGTGACCGTAGACCAGGCGAAATCTTGTCCGAAATTGAGGCAGTCGTTTCTCAAGGAGCGATCGAAGTTACCCTCCTGGGTCAAAACGTCAACTCCTATGGCGTAGGTTTTGGCGATCGCGGAGCGTTCGCCAAGTTGCTGCGCGCTTGTGGAGATATTGAAGGGCTAGAGCGTGTGCGCTTCACTTCGCCACATCCGGCAGCATTCACTGACGATGTCATCGACGCCATGGCAGAAACACCAAATGTTATGCCGTCGCTGCACATGCCGTTACAATCGGGTTCAGACGCCGTCTTGCGGGCAATGCGTCGTTCATATCGCTCGGCGAAATTCCTTGGTATTCTCGATCGGGTTCGTGAGCGTATCCCGCATGCTGCCATTACCACCGATATTATTGTTGGCTTCCCAGGCGAAACTGAAGAAGATTTCCAAGCGACCCTCGATATCGTCGAAAAATCTCGTTTCGCTTCAGCATTCACCTTCCTCTACTCACCGCGCCCAGGTACTCCGGCAGCTGATATGGACAACCAGGTTCCGGCCGAAGTAGCCTCCGAACGCTACCAGCGCCTCCACGAGCTACAAAAGCGGATCACGCTTGAAGAAAATGAGAAACTCGTCGGCCAACGGGTTGATGTGCTCATCGCTAGTGGCGAAGGCCGAAAGGATGCCGCCACGGCACGTATAACCGGCCGTGCGGCAGATAACCGCCTCGTCCATATTGCATTGCCCAACGAACTTGCCCCCCAGCCGCGCCCAGGGGATATGGTGTCGGCAATCGTCACCCATGCGGCACCCTCGCACCTCGTCGCCGATTCCGCACTCGACGGCGGATTGTTTGAAGTACGTCCAACACGTGCGGGAGACGCCTACGAATCCGGTGAACGCCGCAAAGCACAGCTCGCTGAAGAAGCCGCTGGACGTGCGCCAGTTTCACTCGGCATTCCAGGTATCCTAGTCCGAAAGAACTAA
- a CDS encoding regulatory protein RecX: protein MVNYAEDAEERSAKRKYRSASEIAQRKKERAQARSEEEWIQYAKDLCYRQLGMMERSVAQLRQSMERNLVPPQIIESTLDAFIAANLVNDERFAMMFVRSKFAEKTISRRGLQQELSRKGIDPEIAQAALEQIDGEDERQAAQDFAIRKIRTMRGLEPHVIKRRLYGALARRGFSPSHISQALNQALESLQDEA, encoded by the coding sequence ATGGTGAATTACGCTGAAGATGCTGAGGAGCGATCTGCTAAACGCAAGTATCGGTCTGCGAGTGAGATTGCTCAGCGGAAGAAAGAACGCGCGCAAGCACGTAGTGAAGAAGAGTGGATCCAGTACGCAAAAGATCTCTGTTACCGGCAACTAGGAATGATGGAACGTTCGGTGGCACAACTGCGTCAATCGATGGAACGCAATCTCGTCCCACCACAGATTATCGAATCGACGCTGGATGCTTTTATTGCTGCCAACCTGGTCAATGATGAACGTTTCGCCATGATGTTTGTGCGATCGAAATTCGCGGAAAAAACAATCTCTCGGCGGGGGCTACAACAAGAGCTGTCACGCAAAGGAATCGATCCGGAAATAGCCCAAGCCGCGTTAGAACAGATCGATGGGGAAGATGAACGCCAAGCGGCGCAAGATTTTGCGATACGCAAGATCCGCACGATGCGCGGGCTTGAGCCCCACGTTATCAAGCGGCGATTATATGGCGCACTCGCCCGGCGCGGATTTAGTCCGAGCCATATCAGCCAGGCTCTCAATCAGGCGCTGGAATCTCTCCAAGACGAAGCATAG
- the pgsA gene encoding CDP-diacylglycerol--glycerol-3-phosphate 3-phosphatidyltransferase, with amino-acid sequence MKEKRISNLNIANVLTVIRLALVPVFVVSFIEDTDPRRWLAWGIFAIAAFTDKLDGHYARKYNMVTNFGKLADSIADKALIISGLLLLSWHGRLWWWMTIIFIVRELGITLMRMFMVKKKVMAAGMGGKIKMVAQSFGIAGLILPWHTFLPLTIADLLVTASYALMGIALVFAISSAVEYIVEARKISSQPEAE; translated from the coding sequence GTGAAAGAAAAGCGTATCTCTAATCTCAATATCGCCAACGTGCTCACGGTTATCCGATTGGCACTTGTGCCGGTATTTGTCGTGTCCTTTATCGAAGATACTGATCCGCGCCGCTGGTTGGCGTGGGGAATTTTTGCGATCGCTGCTTTTACCGACAAACTCGATGGTCACTATGCTCGTAAATACAATATGGTGACTAACTTCGGAAAACTCGCAGATTCTATCGCCGACAAGGCGCTCATTATTTCTGGGCTTTTGCTTTTGTCATGGCATGGGCGACTATGGTGGTGGATGACCATCATCTTCATCGTGCGCGAACTAGGTATCACCCTCATGCGTATGTTTATGGTGAAGAAGAAGGTTATGGCTGCGGGTATGGGCGGCAAGATTAAGATGGTCGCTCAATCATTTGGTATTGCTGGCTTGATTTTGCCATGGCATACCTTTCTACCTCTGACAATAGCTGATTTGCTAGTTACTGCGTCCTATGCACTAATGGGCATCGCGTTGGTCTTTGCCATTAGCAGCGCAGTGGAATACATCGTCGAAGCGCGAAAGATTAGTTCACAGCCTGAAGCGGAGTGA
- a CDS encoding FtsK/SpoIIIE family DNA translocase yields the protein MARSESAESSSRKPKKPARAKAEPEAPALSASDRILGGNGGRLFILIGLTIIVALREWFGLAGVIGPVIHHATAGFVGVLSVLVPIVLLGIIVKLFWRSRADSTPRFLVGIALIVVAVTGMIHIFMGQPMVTDGFAAIEAAGGLIGFLVGTGLAKLLSVWGAIPSLVFLIMYALLYATGTSVKDIMDWVSNKRAERTEFEPEHTPSVPFDHPEEIDDEEPVSRLRRPRKKAKAADATQILQPAKAQKPQPVEPKPASRPAPVAPVPAKTASEPERKAPKPEPLPERIEQLELASNITYTLPSMEMLKQGPPHLERSEVNDKVVESLTRVFSEFSVDAEVTGFSRGPTVTQYEVELGPGVKVDKIESLSKNIAYAVASSDVRILSPIPGKSAVGIEIPNADRETVLLGDVLRSSVARKQTHPLVVGVGKNVGGQYVVANLSKMPHLLVAGATGAGKSSFINSMITSIMVRATPEQVRMILVDPKRVELTIYAGIPHLITPIITNPKKAAEALEWVVREMDQRYDDLAAYGFKHIDDFNAAVNEGRVTAHEGSQRNLQPYPYLLVVVDELADLMMVAPRDVEASIQRITQLARAAGIHLVLATQRPSVDVVTGLIKANVPSRLAFSTSSATDSRTILDSVGAEKLIGMGDALFAPAGSMKPMRVQGAWVDEEEIGATVKHVKAQMQPSYRDDVIPKPGEVKKVDDEIGDDLDVLLQAAELVVNTQFGSTSMLQRKLRIGFAKAGRMMDLLESREIVGPGTGGKARDVLVTPDQLDDVIALIKGEDVDLSAPKDDPAIEDIANGEIVDGDVNAEATQIVNTEEYANADEGTVVMSTNRYETDPLEATSEMPVAQNWYDDELDDEGESGEDAWQLTGR from the coding sequence GTGGCACGGTCTGAATCAGCCGAGAGTTCATCACGTAAACCGAAGAAACCCGCACGCGCCAAAGCCGAACCAGAAGCTCCGGCGCTGAGCGCATCGGATCGTATCCTCGGTGGAAACGGTGGCCGGCTTTTCATACTGATTGGTCTGACCATCATCGTCGCATTACGCGAATGGTTCGGACTAGCTGGCGTTATCGGCCCAGTAATACACCATGCAACAGCAGGCTTCGTTGGCGTGCTGTCTGTCCTTGTACCTATCGTCCTCCTCGGCATTATCGTTAAACTCTTCTGGCGCTCGCGTGCCGATTCCACGCCACGCTTCCTTGTAGGTATCGCACTGATCGTGGTCGCGGTAACCGGCATGATCCATATCTTTATGGGGCAACCTATGGTCACCGACGGATTTGCAGCAATCGAGGCAGCCGGCGGGTTGATCGGCTTCCTGGTGGGAACTGGATTAGCGAAACTACTGTCAGTATGGGGCGCGATTCCATCGTTAGTCTTCCTCATCATGTATGCACTGCTGTACGCCACCGGCACCTCCGTCAAAGACATTATGGATTGGGTGTCGAACAAACGTGCCGAACGTACCGAATTCGAGCCAGAGCACACGCCGTCGGTTCCGTTCGATCACCCAGAAGAAATCGATGACGAAGAACCAGTTTCACGTCTGCGTCGCCCACGAAAGAAGGCGAAGGCAGCCGACGCTACCCAAATCCTGCAACCTGCTAAAGCGCAAAAACCGCAGCCTGTTGAGCCAAAGCCAGCCTCCCGGCCAGCTCCAGTCGCCCCGGTTCCAGCAAAAACTGCGAGCGAACCAGAACGCAAAGCGCCCAAGCCAGAACCATTGCCGGAACGTATCGAGCAGCTCGAACTTGCCTCGAATATCACCTACACCTTGCCGTCAATGGAGATGCTCAAACAAGGACCACCACACCTGGAGCGTTCGGAGGTTAACGACAAGGTTGTCGAATCCCTCACCCGCGTCTTCTCCGAATTTTCGGTCGACGCCGAAGTTACCGGATTCTCGCGGGGCCCAACAGTTACCCAGTACGAAGTTGAGCTCGGACCTGGTGTGAAGGTCGACAAAATCGAGTCGCTGTCGAAGAACATTGCCTACGCTGTAGCATCCTCCGATGTCCGTATTTTGTCGCCGATCCCAGGCAAGTCCGCCGTCGGTATTGAGATTCCGAACGCGGACCGCGAAACTGTTCTCCTCGGCGACGTCCTACGATCTTCAGTGGCACGTAAGCAAACCCATCCACTTGTCGTGGGCGTTGGTAAAAACGTTGGCGGGCAGTATGTGGTTGCAAATCTGTCAAAGATGCCTCACTTGCTGGTTGCTGGTGCAACCGGTGCCGGTAAATCTTCGTTCATCAACTCGATGATCACCTCTATTATGGTGCGTGCCACCCCAGAGCAGGTACGCATGATTCTGGTCGATCCGAAGCGCGTTGAACTAACAATCTATGCTGGCATCCCACACTTAATCACCCCGATTATCACTAACCCGAAGAAGGCTGCTGAAGCGCTCGAATGGGTGGTGCGTGAGATGGACCAACGCTACGATGACTTGGCTGCTTACGGCTTTAAGCACATCGACGATTTCAATGCGGCAGTTAACGAAGGGCGAGTTACCGCACACGAGGGATCGCAGCGCAATCTTCAACCGTATCCCTACCTGCTCGTCGTCGTTGACGAATTAGCTGACCTGATGATGGTCGCTCCGCGTGACGTGGAAGCCTCCATTCAGCGTATTACTCAGTTGGCGCGGGCTGCTGGAATCCACTTGGTTTTGGCAACCCAGCGGCCATCCGTCGACGTCGTTACCGGCCTGATCAAGGCGAATGTTCCGTCACGTTTGGCGTTCTCGACGTCGTCGGCAACCGATTCACGTACAATTCTCGACTCGGTGGGTGCCGAGAAACTCATCGGTATGGGTGATGCGCTCTTCGCACCAGCAGGCTCGATGAAGCCTATGCGTGTGCAAGGCGCTTGGGTGGACGAAGAAGAAATCGGCGCCACCGTCAAGCACGTCAAGGCACAAATGCAGCCGTCGTATCGTGACGATGTCATTCCGAAGCCCGGTGAAGTGAAGAAGGTCGACGACGAAATCGGTGACGACCTCGACGTCTTGCTCCAAGCCGCAGAACTCGTTGTTAATACCCAGTTCGGCTCAACCTCTATGCTTCAACGAAAGCTGCGTATCGGGTTTGCTAAAGCTGGCCGCATGATGGACCTGCTCGAATCGCGCGAAATCGTTGGGCCGGGAACCGGCGGAAAAGCACGCGATGTGCTGGTCACCCCAGATCAACTCGACGATGTCATCGCACTCATTAAGGGCGAAGACGTCGATCTTTCGGCGCCGAAGGACGATCCGGCGATTGAGGATATTGCTAATGGGGAAATCGTCGACGGTGACGTGAACGCTGAGGCAACGCAGATCGTGAACACCGAAGAGTATGCCAACGCTGACGAAGGTACCGTCGTGATGTCTACGAATCGCTACGAAACTGACCCGTTAGAAGCAACCAGCGAAATGCCGGTTGCGCAAAATTGGTATGACGACGAGCTTGACGACGAAGGTGAATCGGGCGAGGATGCGTGGCAACTCACTGGTCGCTGA
- the miaA gene encoding tRNA (adenosine(37)-N6)-dimethylallyltransferase MiaA, translated as MSSPVIALVGPTASGKTALSIRLAYALGGPEKVEIISADAMQLYRGMDIGTAKITREERQGIKHHQLDVLEISQAASVAAYQEHARENIAQIQQRGKIPLVVGGSGLYVSALLDELQFPGTDPEIRAELESIAETRGLEPLIAELTEKDPVSAQTINLANPRRVIRALEVVRLTGKSYTPVFPRHTSHYQHTIHLGVRRERAQLDQAIAERARNMFDDGLVEETLVLIDHGLRESPTASKATGYAQAIDVVDKKISIEQAAEEVAFFTRRLAKKQRTWFRPDPRINWIDISPEHLDRATHEAVSLIENARAGL; from the coding sequence ATGTCATCGCCGGTTATTGCTCTTGTCGGGCCAACAGCATCTGGAAAAACTGCGCTGTCTATCCGCCTCGCCTATGCGCTCGGCGGCCCCGAAAAAGTTGAGATCATTTCCGCAGACGCCATGCAACTCTATCGAGGCATGGATATCGGAACTGCAAAGATAACCCGCGAAGAACGCCAAGGAATCAAACATCATCAGCTTGACGTCCTCGAGATCTCGCAAGCCGCGTCCGTTGCCGCCTATCAAGAACATGCGCGGGAAAATATTGCGCAGATCCAACAACGCGGCAAAATACCACTCGTTGTTGGCGGATCAGGACTGTATGTCAGTGCCCTGCTTGATGAACTCCAATTCCCTGGAACCGATCCGGAGATTCGTGCTGAGCTTGAATCAATCGCTGAAACCCGTGGGCTAGAGCCGCTGATAGCCGAACTTACTGAAAAAGACCCGGTTTCGGCGCAGACCATTAATCTTGCAAACCCCCGCCGTGTTATACGTGCATTAGAAGTCGTCCGGCTAACCGGAAAATCCTATACGCCGGTCTTCCCGCGGCATACCAGCCACTACCAACATACGATCCATCTCGGTGTGCGGCGCGAACGAGCCCAACTTGATCAGGCCATCGCTGAGCGTGCACGAAACATGTTTGATGACGGCCTCGTCGAAGAAACTCTGGTCCTTATTGACCACGGTTTGCGCGAAAGTCCCACAGCATCCAAAGCAACCGGGTATGCGCAAGCAATCGACGTCGTCGATAAGAAAATCAGTATCGAACAAGCTGCCGAAGAAGTCGCATTCTTTACGCGACGCCTAGCGAAAAAACAGCGCACCTGGTTCCGGCCAGATCCTCGGATCAACTGGATAGATATCTCTCCCGAACACCTCGACCGCGCCACGCACGAAGCTGTTAGTTTGATCGAGAACGCACGTGCAGGACTCTAA
- a CDS encoding DUF3046 domain-containing protein: protein MKHTEFWQCVERAFPPGLGHGLVNDLVIPELGSRTAQQALEDHMDPQIVWSALRRSMDLPERFDYLHKIHPRDVSLDG from the coding sequence ATGAAGCATACGGAGTTCTGGCAGTGTGTTGAGCGAGCTTTTCCGCCTGGATTAGGGCATGGATTAGTTAACGATCTGGTGATACCAGAGCTGGGTTCACGGACTGCGCAACAGGCTTTAGAAGACCATATGGATCCGCAGATAGTGTGGAGCGCATTGCGCAGGAGTATGGATCTTCCAGAAAGATTTGATTACTTACATAAGATTCATCCACGAGATGTGAGTCTCGATGGATGA
- a CDS encoding class I SAM-dependent methyltransferase, which translates to MYTAWTSILRQRIVGWVNDHYFSDSPLSASDPRTRSYSALGREWSATTDGGVFSPSGLDKGTAVLLHKVPLVELDAGALVADIGCGWGPITLGLAYSYPQARVVACDVNERALDLTAHNAAEQGFSNVEVKLADELSAQLDAEIAAGRHEGIDLLWSNPPIRIGKAALHELLLTWLDKLSPTGQAFLVVQKNLGADPLANWLNEQGFPTEKLGSAKGFRVLHVRSRSN; encoded by the coding sequence GTGTACACAGCATGGACATCTATTCTTCGGCAACGTATCGTTGGATGGGTGAACGATCATTACTTTTCTGATTCTCCGCTTAGTGCTTCTGATCCGCGTACCCGTTCGTATTCAGCGTTGGGGCGCGAATGGTCTGCAACAACTGATGGCGGTGTTTTTTCCCCTTCTGGTTTGGATAAGGGCACGGCGGTTTTACTTCACAAGGTTCCGCTGGTCGAACTTGATGCGGGCGCGCTGGTTGCCGATATTGGTTGTGGCTGGGGTCCGATTACGCTGGGTCTGGCCTATAGCTATCCGCAGGCGCGGGTTGTGGCGTGTGACGTCAATGAGCGTGCACTGGATTTGACTGCACACAATGCTGCTGAGCAGGGTTTTTCAAACGTCGAGGTGAAGCTGGCTGATGAGCTTTCGGCTCAGTTGGATGCGGAGATTGCGGCTGGTCGACATGAAGGTATCGACTTGTTGTGGTCCAATCCGCCAATCAGGATCGGTAAGGCGGCGTTGCACGAGTTATTGCTGACATGGTTGGATAAGTTGTCCCCTACCGGCCAAGCGTTTTTGGTGGTTCAGAAGAATCTTGGTGCTGATCCGTTAGCGAATTGGCTCAACGAGCAGGGCTTCCCAACCGAAAAACTGGGTTCAGCGAAGGGCTTTAGAGTCCTGCACGTGCGTTCTCGATCAAACTAA
- a CDS encoding CinA family protein, with the protein MVEYQDDLAHQLLERCAEKGLTIAVAESLTGGQLASTLVSVPGASRVFRGGAVTYATDTKAHVLGVDAQRLADFGPVDREVAKQMAAGVGKLFDVDAALATTGVAGPGPADGHPAGHVWIGLWRRGGDAQGFVYDFDGDRSDVRYRTVIASLSRLLAEIECV; encoded by the coding sequence ATGGTTGAGTACCAAGACGATTTAGCTCACCAGTTATTAGAACGTTGTGCCGAAAAGGGTTTAACAATAGCGGTTGCTGAATCCCTGACAGGTGGACAATTAGCTTCTACGCTTGTCTCTGTACCGGGAGCTTCTCGCGTTTTTCGTGGGGGAGCAGTTACTTACGCTACGGATACCAAAGCGCATGTGTTAGGTGTTGATGCGCAACGTCTAGCGGACTTCGGCCCGGTTGACCGTGAAGTGGCCAAGCAGATGGCCGCTGGCGTTGGGAAGTTGTTTGATGTGGATGCAGCTTTGGCAACAACCGGAGTAGCTGGTCCGGGTCCAGCTGATGGGCATCCGGCAGGTCACGTGTGGATTGGACTGTGGCGGCGTGGAGGAGATGCGCAAGGATTCGTGTACGATTTTGACGGCGACCGATCCGATGTGAGGTATCGTACAGTGATAGCGAGTTTGTCCCGGCTTCTAGCGGAAATTGAATGTGTTTGA
- the recA gene encoding recombinase RecA: protein MAAKDKEARTKALETALGQIDRQFGKGSAMRLGDAPPQRVAVIPTGSLALDVALGIGGLPRGRVVEIYGPESSGKTTVALHAVANAQKMGGIAAFVDAEHALDPEYARKLGVDTDALIVSQPDTGEQALEIADMLIRSGALDIIVIDSVAALVPKAEIEGEMGDSHVGLQARLMSQALRKLTGALSAAGTTAIFINQLREKIGVFYGNPETTTGGKALKFYASVRLDVRRIETLKEGSNPVGNRTRVKVVKNKMAPPFKQAEFDILYGKGISTEGGIIDLAVDTGIVRRSGSWYTYEGDQLGQGKEKARQFLLDNPEISEEIERKVLASIGINKDGTPIEEPEEAPEL, encoded by the coding sequence ATGGCTGCAAAAGATAAGGAAGCGCGTACCAAGGCGCTCGAAACTGCCCTCGGCCAAATCGATCGACAGTTTGGGAAAGGCTCAGCTATGCGGTTGGGTGATGCTCCGCCACAACGCGTCGCAGTTATTCCTACTGGTTCTTTGGCGCTGGATGTGGCGCTTGGCATCGGTGGCTTGCCTCGTGGTCGCGTGGTAGAAATTTATGGACCTGAATCTTCTGGAAAAACCACCGTGGCGTTGCATGCCGTGGCAAACGCTCAGAAAATGGGAGGTATTGCCGCCTTCGTGGATGCTGAGCATGCTTTAGATCCAGAATATGCCCGTAAGCTCGGCGTTGATACCGATGCGCTGATCGTCTCTCAGCCAGATACTGGAGAGCAGGCGCTAGAGATTGCCGATATGCTGATCCGTTCGGGAGCGTTAGATATTATCGTTATCGATTCCGTTGCTGCCCTCGTGCCGAAGGCTGAAATCGAAGGCGAGATGGGTGATTCACACGTCGGTTTGCAGGCTCGTTTGATGTCGCAAGCATTGCGTAAACTCACCGGTGCACTTTCTGCTGCGGGAACTACCGCAATTTTCATTAACCAGTTGCGTGAAAAGATCGGTGTTTTCTACGGTAACCCAGAAACAACTACTGGCGGTAAGGCGTTGAAGTTCTATGCTTCAGTGCGCTTGGATGTACGCCGCATTGAAACGTTGAAGGAAGGCTCGAACCCGGTTGGTAACCGCACCCGCGTCAAAGTCGTCAAGAATAAGATGGCGCCACCATTCAAGCAGGCTGAGTTCGATATCCTCTACGGTAAGGGTATTTCCACCGAAGGAGGCATTATCGATCTCGCTGTTGATACTGGAATCGTTCGTCGTTCAGGCTCCTGGTACACCTATGAAGGCGATCAGCTGGGTCAGGGTAAGGAAAAGGCTCGCCAATTCCTACTAGATAATCCAGAAATTTCTGAAGAGATCGAACGTAAAGTTCTCGCTTCGATTGGCATCAATAAAGATGGCACACCGATTGAAGAACCAGAAGAAGCTCCAGAGCTGTAA
- a CDS encoding helix-turn-helix domain-containing protein: protein MTMNDTTRETVLFRRELGEVLREYRQRQGRTLREVSSDARVSLGYLSEVERGQKEASSELLQSISMALNVPMSHVLRLVADRIDVAEGRIPPMMRKPRIPDSVPESIVRAELAAMRG, encoded by the coding sequence ATGACTATGAATGACACCACCCGCGAAACTGTCCTGTTCCGTCGTGAATTGGGCGAAGTCCTTCGTGAGTACCGTCAGCGTCAAGGACGCACACTTCGTGAAGTGTCCTCTGATGCCCGAGTCTCACTTGGCTACCTTTCGGAAGTCGAACGCGGCCAGAAGGAAGCGTCCTCTGAATTGCTACAGTCGATCTCTATGGCGCTCAACGTGCCAATGAGCCACGTACTTCGCCTTGTTGCAGATCGCATCGATGTTGCTGAAGGTCGCATCCCGCCAATGATGCGCAAGCCACGTATTCCGGATTCTGTTCCAGAATCGATCGTGCGTGCTGAATTGGCTGCTATGCGTGGCTAG